One Mugil cephalus isolate CIBA_MC_2020 chromosome 12, CIBA_Mcephalus_1.1, whole genome shotgun sequence DNA segment encodes these proteins:
- the lcmt2 gene encoding tRNA wybutosine-synthesizing protein 4 isoform X2, translated as MPTTQKKKNKREEERDTAVQRTNDSSVVSKASAAAQGYFKDDFLQHFVCKVSRRAPLINRGYFIRWRAVEHCVRKFLQVTAKCPKRQILSLGAGFDSLYFRLRANGALDEAVVFEVDFPDVVQRKAALISSNLTLRGMLDSPLQSTPAGPVSSAQYHLSGVDVRDEAQVKETLGAAGLDWTAPTLILSEVVLTYMETQWSDAVISWAAKLLPQSLFVMYEQIHPHDPFGWIMQEHFLKLNSTLHALQQYPDTTAQTNRFLDKGWEGCVCLDMNDFYLGLVTEEERDRVQSLEPFDEYEEWHQKCSHYFILTASQGSLMTQALLTHPPVPSMIPHWSSTALIVRSIPLSMEGLGMASTWIRTGQVLLTGGSSRGGRGAVTRVLLRGREGWRSISMPSADLGVRLYHTITSLPGGGALVFGGRSSPLSPNMSIVRVTCASPSPEKSEKGDEVKVCVEQLVCSGDPPPPRWRHTAAVVHHKGRDFLFVFGGKNQSEAALGDSHFLSLDQQHWTEIPVEGPSPEARHSHAVCSYQGGVVLFGGLSRRGVPLGDTVLMRPTDGGFRWERVAMTPPPVPRYSHRAHVSGEKLVVVGGVWLHPDGVPGVVVIDIATGCSVEYSLDTTSVPWPLMLHSFCSELTDPDQPALLLIGGGGNCFSFGTHWNQELATVDLRPAMA; from the exons ATGCcaacaacacagaagaagaagaataagagggaggaggagcgggaTACAGCG GTGCAGCGAACTAATGACAGCAGTGTGGTGAGCAAGGCGTCTGCTGCAGCACAGGGATACTTCAAGGACGACTTCCTCCAACACTTTGTGTGCAAAGTGAGCAGGAGAGCACCGCTCATCAACAG AGGTTATTTCATTCGCTGGAGAGCTGTGGAACACTGTGTGAGGAAGTTCCTTCAGGTCACTGCAAAATGCCCCAAAAGACAG ATCTTGTCTCTGGGCGCCGGATTCGACTCTTTGTATTTCCGTCTGCGTGCAAACGGCGCTCTGGATGAGGCCGTGGTGTTTGAGGTGGATTTTCCTGACGTCGTGCAGCGTAAAGCAGCTCTGATCAGCTCTAATTTAACACTGAGGGGGATGTTAGACTCCCCACTACAATCTACTCCGGCAG GACCTGTGTCCAGTGCACAGTACCATCTCTCAGGAGTTGACGTTAGAGACGAGGCCCAGGTGAAGGAGACTCTGGGTGCAGCTGGGCTGGACTGGACGGCTCCTACTCTGATTCTCTCTGAGGTCGTACTCACCTACATGGAAACACAATG GTCAGATGCTGTGATCAGCTGGGCAGCAAAGCTCCTACCTCAGTCACTCTTTGTGATGTACGAGCAGATTCATCCACACGATCCGTTCGGTTGGATCATGCAAGAGCATTTCCTAAAACTGAATTCAACTCTGCACGCGCTGCAACAATATCCTGACACCACTGCACAGACAAACAGGTTCCTGGACAAG GGCtgggaggggtgtgtgtgtctggatatGAATGACTTCTACTTGGGTCTGGTAACTGAAGAGGAGAGAGACCGAGTGCAGAGTCTGGAGCCTTTTGATGAATACGAG GAATGGCACCAGAAATGCTCCCACTACTTCATTCTCACAGCATCTCAAGGATCTCTGATGACTCAAGCTTTACTCACTCATCCTCCAG TGCCGTCGATGATCCCACATTGGAGCTCCACAGCCCTGATTGTGAGAAGCATACCGTTGAGCATGGAGGGTTTAGGGATGGCTTCCACTTGGATAAGGACAGGCCAGGTGCTGCTAACAGGAGGCTCCAgtagaggaggaaggggagcgGTGACCAGAGTCCTCCTCAGAGGAAGGGAAGGCTGGAGGTCCATCAGCATGCCATCTGCTGATCTGG GTGTGCGACTCTACCACACTATCACCTCACTTCCCGGAGGAGGCGCTTTGGTGTTTGGAGGGCGCTCCTCTCCGCTCAGCCCAAACATGAGCATTGTCAGAGTCACCTGTGCTTCACCTAGTCCTGAAAAGTCAGAGAAAGGAGATGAGGTGAAGGTTtgtgtggagcagctggtcTGCTCAggtgatcctcctcctcccaggtgGAGGCACACCGCCGCTGTGGTCCATCACAAAG gcAGAGATTTCCTGTTTGTATTTGGTGGGAAGAACCAATCAGAGGCTGCCCTGGGGGACAGTCACTTCCTGAGTTTAGACCAGCAGCACTGGACTGAG ATCCCGGTCGAGGGTCCATCTCCAGAGGCTCGTCATTCCCATGCAGTCTGTTCCTATCAGGGAGGTGTGGTTCTGTTTGGAGGACTGAGCAGAAGGGGGGTCCCGCTGGGTGACACAGTGCTGATGAGGCCCACGGACGGAGGCTTCAGATGGGAGAGAGTAGCCATGACGCCCCCACCTGTTCCCAG ATACTCCCACCGAGCCCATGTGTCCGGTGAGAAGCTGGTTGTGGTAGGGGGAGTTTGGCTGCATCCAGACGGTGTCCCGGGTGTCGTCGTGATCGACATTGCCACCGGCTGCAGCGTGGAGTACAGTCTGGACACG ACCTCGGTGCCCTGGCCTCTGATGCTCCACTCGTTCTGCTCCGAGCTGACTGACCCAGACCAACCGGCGCTGCTCCTGATTGGTGGAGGAGGGAACTGCTTCTCATTTGGAACCCACTGGAACCAGGAGCTGGCCACCGTGGACCTCAGACCTGCAATGGCGTGA
- the lcmt2 gene encoding tRNA wybutosine-synthesizing protein 4 isoform X1 encodes MPTTQKKKNKREEERDTAVQRTNDSSVVSKASAAAQGYFKDDFLQHFVCKVSRRAPLINRGYFIRWRAVEHCVRKFLQVTAKCPKRQILSLGAGFDSLYFRLRANGALDEAVVFEVDFPDVVQRKAALISSNLTLRGMLDSPLQSTPAASPGPVSSAQYHLSGVDVRDEAQVKETLGAAGLDWTAPTLILSEVVLTYMETQWSDAVISWAAKLLPQSLFVMYEQIHPHDPFGWIMQEHFLKLNSTLHALQQYPDTTAQTNRFLDKGWEGCVCLDMNDFYLGLVTEEERDRVQSLEPFDEYEEWHQKCSHYFILTASQGSLMTQALLTHPPVPSMIPHWSSTALIVRSIPLSMEGLGMASTWIRTGQVLLTGGSSRGGRGAVTRVLLRGREGWRSISMPSADLGVRLYHTITSLPGGGALVFGGRSSPLSPNMSIVRVTCASPSPEKSEKGDEVKVCVEQLVCSGDPPPPRWRHTAAVVHHKGRDFLFVFGGKNQSEAALGDSHFLSLDQQHWTEIPVEGPSPEARHSHAVCSYQGGVVLFGGLSRRGVPLGDTVLMRPTDGGFRWERVAMTPPPVPRYSHRAHVSGEKLVVVGGVWLHPDGVPGVVVIDIATGCSVEYSLDTTSVPWPLMLHSFCSELTDPDQPALLLIGGGGNCFSFGTHWNQELATVDLRPAMA; translated from the exons ATGCcaacaacacagaagaagaagaataagagggaggaggagcgggaTACAGCG GTGCAGCGAACTAATGACAGCAGTGTGGTGAGCAAGGCGTCTGCTGCAGCACAGGGATACTTCAAGGACGACTTCCTCCAACACTTTGTGTGCAAAGTGAGCAGGAGAGCACCGCTCATCAACAG AGGTTATTTCATTCGCTGGAGAGCTGTGGAACACTGTGTGAGGAAGTTCCTTCAGGTCACTGCAAAATGCCCCAAAAGACAG ATCTTGTCTCTGGGCGCCGGATTCGACTCTTTGTATTTCCGTCTGCGTGCAAACGGCGCTCTGGATGAGGCCGTGGTGTTTGAGGTGGATTTTCCTGACGTCGTGCAGCGTAAAGCAGCTCTGATCAGCTCTAATTTAACACTGAGGGGGATGTTAGACTCCCCACTACAATCTACTCCGGCAG CTTCCCCAGGACCTGTGTCCAGTGCACAGTACCATCTCTCAGGAGTTGACGTTAGAGACGAGGCCCAGGTGAAGGAGACTCTGGGTGCAGCTGGGCTGGACTGGACGGCTCCTACTCTGATTCTCTCTGAGGTCGTACTCACCTACATGGAAACACAATG GTCAGATGCTGTGATCAGCTGGGCAGCAAAGCTCCTACCTCAGTCACTCTTTGTGATGTACGAGCAGATTCATCCACACGATCCGTTCGGTTGGATCATGCAAGAGCATTTCCTAAAACTGAATTCAACTCTGCACGCGCTGCAACAATATCCTGACACCACTGCACAGACAAACAGGTTCCTGGACAAG GGCtgggaggggtgtgtgtgtctggatatGAATGACTTCTACTTGGGTCTGGTAACTGAAGAGGAGAGAGACCGAGTGCAGAGTCTGGAGCCTTTTGATGAATACGAG GAATGGCACCAGAAATGCTCCCACTACTTCATTCTCACAGCATCTCAAGGATCTCTGATGACTCAAGCTTTACTCACTCATCCTCCAG TGCCGTCGATGATCCCACATTGGAGCTCCACAGCCCTGATTGTGAGAAGCATACCGTTGAGCATGGAGGGTTTAGGGATGGCTTCCACTTGGATAAGGACAGGCCAGGTGCTGCTAACAGGAGGCTCCAgtagaggaggaaggggagcgGTGACCAGAGTCCTCCTCAGAGGAAGGGAAGGCTGGAGGTCCATCAGCATGCCATCTGCTGATCTGG GTGTGCGACTCTACCACACTATCACCTCACTTCCCGGAGGAGGCGCTTTGGTGTTTGGAGGGCGCTCCTCTCCGCTCAGCCCAAACATGAGCATTGTCAGAGTCACCTGTGCTTCACCTAGTCCTGAAAAGTCAGAGAAAGGAGATGAGGTGAAGGTTtgtgtggagcagctggtcTGCTCAggtgatcctcctcctcccaggtgGAGGCACACCGCCGCTGTGGTCCATCACAAAG gcAGAGATTTCCTGTTTGTATTTGGTGGGAAGAACCAATCAGAGGCTGCCCTGGGGGACAGTCACTTCCTGAGTTTAGACCAGCAGCACTGGACTGAG ATCCCGGTCGAGGGTCCATCTCCAGAGGCTCGTCATTCCCATGCAGTCTGTTCCTATCAGGGAGGTGTGGTTCTGTTTGGAGGACTGAGCAGAAGGGGGGTCCCGCTGGGTGACACAGTGCTGATGAGGCCCACGGACGGAGGCTTCAGATGGGAGAGAGTAGCCATGACGCCCCCACCTGTTCCCAG ATACTCCCACCGAGCCCATGTGTCCGGTGAGAAGCTGGTTGTGGTAGGGGGAGTTTGGCTGCATCCAGACGGTGTCCCGGGTGTCGTCGTGATCGACATTGCCACCGGCTGCAGCGTGGAGTACAGTCTGGACACG ACCTCGGTGCCCTGGCCTCTGATGCTCCACTCGTTCTGCTCCGAGCTGACTGACCCAGACCAACCGGCGCTGCTCCTGATTGGTGGAGGAGGGAACTGCTTCTCATTTGGAACCCACTGGAACCAGGAGCTGGCCACCGTGGACCTCAGACCTGCAATGGCGTGA